A window of the Mucilaginibacter sp. cycad4 genome harbors these coding sequences:
- the accD gene encoding acetyl-CoA carboxylase, carboxyltransferase subunit beta, which translates to MAWFKRELKGIITTTEEKKEAPDGIWNKCPNCKKPLHYSEQVENQYVCHYCGFHLRIGSKEYFSVLFDNNEFTELFPDLTSGDPLHFEDTKKYTDRLKETQHKTGLKDAIRAAAGKIDGQDLVIACMDFNFIGGSMGSVVGEKIARSIDYCIQHKVPFLMISKSGGARMMEAAFSLMQMAKTSAKLALLAQAKIPYISLLTDPTTGGVTASYAMLGDINIAEPGALIGFAGPRVIKETIKKDLPKGFQTAEFVQEHGFLDFIVDRREMKEKLASFIKMMGN; encoded by the coding sequence ATGGCATGGTTTAAACGAGAGTTGAAAGGGATAATTACGACTACTGAGGAAAAGAAGGAAGCCCCCGATGGCATCTGGAATAAATGCCCTAATTGTAAAAAACCTTTACACTATTCAGAACAGGTAGAAAATCAATATGTGTGCCATTACTGTGGCTTCCACCTGCGCATAGGTTCAAAAGAATATTTTTCGGTACTATTTGATAATAACGAGTTTACAGAACTTTTTCCTGATCTTACCTCGGGTGATCCCCTTCACTTCGAGGATACTAAAAAATACACCGACAGGCTTAAGGAAACTCAACACAAAACAGGTTTAAAAGATGCAATAAGGGCAGCCGCCGGTAAAATTGACGGTCAGGACCTGGTTATTGCCTGTATGGACTTTAACTTCATTGGCGGATCAATGGGATCGGTAGTTGGTGAAAAGATAGCACGCTCTATCGATTACTGTATCCAGCATAAAGTTCCGTTCCTGATGATCTCAAAATCGGGCGGTGCGCGTATGATGGAAGCCGCGTTTTCATTAATGCAGATGGCTAAAACATCGGCCAAACTGGCGTTGCTTGCACAAGCAAAAATCCCTTATATCTCATTACTTACCGACCCTACAACAGGTGGTGTAACAGCATCATACGCTATGTTAGGTGATATTAATATTGCCGAGCCGGGCGCACTGATAGGTTTTGCCGGACCACGGGTAATTAAAGAAACCATCAAAAAAGATCTTCCAAAAGGCTTCCAGACTGCCGAATTTGTGCAGGAGCACGGTTTCCTTGATTTTATTGTTGACAGAAGAGAAATGAAAGAAAAATTAGCCTCATTCATTAAGATGATGGGCAACTAA
- the fbaA gene encoding class II fructose-bisphosphate aldolase produces MDLKNYRGVLHGDQVQELFEAAKKHQFALPAVNVIGTNTINAVMETAKAVNSPVIIQLSNGGAQFYAGKSLDNSKLQACILGGVSAAKHVHLLAEHYGVAVILHTDHAAKKLLPWIDGLLDHGEKFFAETGKPLFSSHMLDLSEEPIEENIEISAKYLERMAKMGMTLEIELGVTGGEEDGVDNSDVDSSRLYTQPEEVSYSYEHLLKVSPRFTVAAAFGNVHGVYKPGNVKLQPVILHNSQEYVKQKFGLTAEKPINFVFHGGSGSSQEEIREAISYGAIKMNIDTDMQWAYWEGIKDYYKSKEGYLQSQIGSPDGEDSPNKKYYDPRVWLRKGEENFVKRLAAAFEDLNCIDVYSKL; encoded by the coding sequence ATGGATTTAAAAAATTATAGAGGTGTTCTGCACGGCGATCAGGTGCAGGAACTATTTGAAGCAGCAAAAAAGCATCAGTTTGCTTTACCGGCAGTAAATGTTATTGGTACTAACACTATCAATGCAGTTATGGAAACAGCTAAAGCTGTTAACTCACCGGTTATTATTCAGCTGTCAAATGGCGGTGCACAGTTTTACGCCGGCAAATCATTGGATAATTCAAAGCTTCAGGCCTGTATTTTAGGTGGTGTATCTGCTGCAAAGCATGTTCACCTGTTGGCTGAGCATTATGGTGTAGCAGTTATCCTGCATACCGACCATGCTGCCAAGAAATTATTACCATGGATTGACGGCTTGCTGGATCATGGCGAGAAATTTTTTGCCGAAACAGGCAAACCTTTGTTCTCATCTCACATGCTTGACCTTTCGGAAGAGCCTATTGAAGAGAATATCGAAATTTCGGCCAAATACCTTGAGCGTATGGCTAAAATGGGCATGACCCTTGAAATTGAGTTAGGCGTAACCGGTGGTGAAGAAGATGGCGTTGACAACTCTGATGTTGACAGCTCACGTTTATATACTCAACCAGAAGAAGTTTCTTATTCATATGAGCACCTTTTAAAAGTAAGCCCTCGTTTTACAGTAGCTGCTGCTTTTGGTAACGTGCATGGTGTTTACAAACCAGGCAATGTTAAGTTACAACCGGTTATTTTGCATAACTCACAAGAGTATGTTAAACAAAAATTTGGTTTAACTGCCGAAAAACCTATCAACTTCGTATTCCACGGTGGTTCTGGTTCAAGCCAGGAAGAGATCCGCGAAGCTATTTCATATGGCGCTATCAAAATGAACATTGATACCGATATGCAATGGGCTTACTGGGAAGGCATTAAAGATTACTACAAATCAAAAGAAGGATATCTGCAAAGCCAGATCGGCAGCCCTGATGGTGAGGATTCTCCAAACAAAAAATACTACGACCCACGTGTTTGGTTACGTAAAGGCGAAGAAAACTTTGTAAAAAGACTTGCCGCAGCATTTGAAGACCTTAACTGTATCGACGTATACAGCAAATTATAA
- a CDS encoding low affinity iron permease family protein, translating to MVKIHNRKKNLFERFANWATIATGSSGAFITAFGIIIVWGITGPLFHYSDTWQLVINTGTTVVTFLMVFLIQKSQNKDSKAIHLKLNELLASHQGASNRMVDIEDITEKELDQLHKFYVELAGLAEEEDDITCTHSIDAARENHTTKLNHFKTKPHYINARKNHSKKSNGTS from the coding sequence ATGGTTAAAATTCACAACAGGAAAAAGAATTTATTTGAGCGTTTTGCCAACTGGGCTACTATAGCTACTGGTAGTTCGGGCGCATTTATCACGGCTTTTGGTATCATCATTGTTTGGGGAATAACCGGGCCATTATTCCATTATTCAGATACATGGCAGCTGGTTATCAATACCGGTACTACTGTAGTTACTTTTCTGATGGTTTTTTTGATCCAGAAATCACAGAATAAAGATTCGAAAGCTATACATTTGAAACTGAATGAGCTGCTTGCATCGCACCAGGGGGCAAGTAACCGGATGGTTGATATTGAGGATATTACCGAAAAGGAACTTGATCAATTGCACAAGTTCTATGTAGAACTGGCCGGACTTGCCGAAGAGGAAGATGATATCACCTGTACGCACTCTATTGATGCTGCAAGGGAAAATCACACCACAAAACTCAATCATTTCAAAACAAAACCGCATTACATCAATGCCCGCAAAAATCACAGTAAAAAAAGTAACGGAACAAGCTGA
- a CDS encoding GNAT family N-acetyltransferase yields MPAKITVKKVTEQADLDIVHAIRREVFVVEQNCPPELEWEHEDVSHHFLATVDGEPAAACRWRKSENGYKLERFAVLKAFRGFGLGAEMVKAVLADLPADADYIYLNSQTHAVPFYKKLGFEASGPEFEEAGIKHYKMVKK; encoded by the coding sequence ATGCCCGCAAAAATCACAGTAAAAAAAGTAACGGAACAAGCTGATCTTGATATAGTACATGCCATAAGGCGTGAAGTATTTGTTGTTGAACAAAATTGCCCGCCCGAGCTGGAATGGGAACATGAAGATGTATCACATCATTTTTTAGCTACTGTTGATGGAGAACCGGCCGCCGCCTGCCGCTGGCGTAAATCCGAAAATGGCTATAAGCTTGAAAGGTTTGCTGTATTGAAGGCATTCAGAGGGTTTGGTTTGGGGGCAGAAATGGTGAAAGCTGTGTTGGCTGATTTGCCGGCTGATGCTGACTATATTTACCTTAACTCACAAACTCATGCGGTGCCCTTTTATAAAAAACTTGGTTTTGAAGCATCGGGACCGGAGTTTGAAGAAGCCGGGATTAAGCATTATAAGATGGTGAAGAAGTAA
- a CDS encoding TfoX/Sxy family protein yields the protein MAYNEKMADRIREALVDLPVVEEKKMFQGVCFMVDDKLCVCVRDNSILCRIGEQQASIELEKGNCNQMVSGDRVMKGYVYVEDFNLQTIGQLNYWINLCLEFNPLAEASKKRKSKKR from the coding sequence ATGGCTTACAACGAAAAAATGGCCGATCGCATCCGTGAAGCATTAGTGGATCTGCCCGTAGTAGAAGAAAAGAAAATGTTTCAGGGAGTTTGTTTTATGGTTGATGACAAACTTTGCGTTTGCGTACGCGATAATAGCATCTTATGCCGCATTGGTGAACAACAAGCATCTATTGAACTTGAGAAAGGGAACTGCAATCAAATGGTGAGCGGAGACAGGGTGATGAAAGGCTATGTATATGTTGAAGATTTCAACCTGCAAACCATCGGCCAACTGAATTATTGGATTAATTTGTGCCTCGAATTTAATCCATTGGCCGAGGCTTCTAAAAAGAGGAAAAGTAAAAAGCGGTAA
- a CDS encoding aldo/keto reductase, protein MKYRKLGNTGVELSAIGLGCMGMNHAYGQPDDDESIATLEKSIEIGINFWDTADVYANGRNEELVSKVLVPNRDKIFIATKFGFRAGADGRLTEFDGSPAYIKTAVEQSLKRLKTDVIDLYYAHRIDPNVPVEDMVGAMADLVKEGKVKYLGLSEASANSVRRAHAVHPISALQSEYSLLTRDVETEILPVCKELGISFVPFSPLVRGLVTNALDVTKLADNDFRKSLPRYQDANAENNMGLAHEFAQLAAQKQCTPAQLALAWVLAQGDNIIPIPGTKRRKYLLDNAGSVDVELTATDLQDIEDVLAKYPNTGDRYNEANYKFVDKN, encoded by the coding sequence ATGAAATACAGAAAATTAGGAAACACCGGCGTTGAGCTTTCGGCCATTGGGCTGGGTTGTATGGGCATGAACCATGCTTATGGCCAGCCGGATGATGATGAATCGATAGCAACGCTTGAAAAATCAATAGAAATAGGCATTAACTTTTGGGATACCGCCGATGTTTATGCCAATGGCCGTAATGAAGAACTGGTATCAAAGGTATTGGTACCCAATCGTGATAAGATCTTCATTGCAACCAAATTTGGTTTCAGGGCAGGTGCCGATGGCAGGCTGACCGAGTTTGACGGCTCACCTGCTTATATTAAAACGGCAGTTGAACAAAGTCTAAAACGCCTAAAAACAGACGTGATCGATCTTTATTATGCACACCGCATAGATCCGAATGTTCCAGTTGAAGATATGGTTGGTGCCATGGCCGACCTGGTAAAAGAAGGAAAAGTAAAATATCTTGGCTTGTCTGAAGCTTCAGCAAACTCTGTTCGTCGTGCTCATGCTGTACATCCCATCAGTGCCTTGCAAAGTGAATATTCGTTATTAACCCGCGATGTTGAGACTGAGATACTGCCTGTTTGCAAAGAACTCGGAATTTCATTTGTGCCGTTTAGTCCGCTGGTGCGCGGTTTGGTGACCAACGCCCTGGATGTAACCAAACTGGCCGATAACGATTTCAGGAAAAGCCTTCCCCGTTATCAGGATGCCAATGCCGAAAATAATATGGGGCTGGCGCATGAGTTTGCACAACTTGCCGCTCAAAAACAATGCACACCAGCTCAGTTGGCGCTTGCATGGGTATTAGCGCAAGGCGATAACATTATCCCCATCCCCGGAACAAAAAGACGAAAATATCTGCTGGATAATGCGGGCTCGGTTGATGTGGAATTAACAGCTACTGATCTGCAGGATATAGAGGATGTTTTAGCCAAATACCCAAACACCGGCGACAGGTACAATGAGGCTAATTATAAATTCGTTGATAAAAACTAA
- a CDS encoding YciI family protein: protein MNEFLLIFRRDAEATAAKRSPEQMQTMMNYWREWIGGIAAQNKLVAVGNRLDTVGSVVKPDNVVTDGPYVEVKEAIGGYSIIKASSLEEATELSKGCPILSVGGSVEVRPIIPMEV, encoded by the coding sequence ATGAACGAGTTCTTATTGATCTTCAGAAGAGATGCAGAAGCTACTGCAGCAAAACGGTCACCCGAGCAAATGCAAACCATGATGAATTACTGGCGCGAATGGATTGGCGGGATTGCCGCACAAAACAAACTGGTTGCTGTAGGTAACAGGTTGGATACCGTCGGCAGCGTAGTAAAACCCGACAATGTAGTAACAGACGGCCCTTATGTTGAAGTTAAGGAAGCCATAGGCGGATACAGCATTATCAAAGCATCATCGCTGGAAGAAGCCACGGAGTTATCAAAAGGCTGCCCGATATTATCGGTAGGGGGCAGTGTTGAGGTTCGCCCTATTATCCCAATGGAAGTATAA
- a CDS encoding sigma-70 family RNA polymerase sigma factor, which produces MQQDQLLPHLFRSEYQKIIAVLCHYFGFEHIEAAEDIASDTFLTAAETWGIKGLPGNPKAWLYTVARNKATDYVRRGSRFKQKIAEGVSTADNYEVEIDLSDQNISDSQLQMMFAICNPVLPAEAQIGLALRILCGFGIDEIAEAFLSNKETINKRLFRAKEKLREQKVKIIFPEPDDIVSRLGIVLKTLYLLFNEGYYSSCQSATLQKDLCLEAMRLNYLLIENKQTNLPEVNALLALMCFHASRFDARIDKNGEMIRYDDQDRMLWSDELIAKGRHYLNLASKGNEAGKYHIEAAIAYWHTVKIDTAEKWENILMLYNRLLIAAYSPAAALNRAYALAKVKGKEKAIIEAEKLKLDTNHLYHVLLGFLYTSVDNEKAASHLRTALKLAKTPGDRSRIAKDLKALL; this is translated from the coding sequence ATGCAACAAGATCAGCTTCTACCACATTTGTTCCGCTCCGAATATCAAAAGATAATCGCGGTATTATGCCATTATTTCGGCTTTGAACATATAGAAGCCGCCGAAGATATCGCCAGTGATACTTTTCTTACGGCAGCCGAAACATGGGGGATCAAGGGATTACCAGGCAACCCTAAAGCGTGGTTATATACCGTGGCCCGCAATAAAGCAACCGATTATGTAAGGCGTGGCTCCCGGTTTAAGCAAAAAATAGCCGAAGGGGTTTCGACAGCGGATAATTACGAGGTAGAGATCGATCTTTCTGACCAAAACATTAGCGATAGCCAGTTGCAAATGATGTTTGCAATTTGTAATCCGGTGTTACCTGCCGAGGCTCAGATTGGTCTGGCATTACGCATCCTTTGCGGTTTCGGGATTGATGAAATTGCCGAGGCTTTTTTATCAAATAAAGAAACCATTAATAAACGATTGTTCAGGGCTAAGGAAAAGCTGCGGGAACAGAAAGTGAAGATCATTTTCCCAGAACCTGATGATATTGTTAGCCGGCTTGGCATTGTGCTGAAAACTTTATACCTGTTGTTTAATGAGGGCTATTACTCCAGTTGTCAGAGTGCTACATTACAAAAAGACTTGTGTTTGGAAGCCATGCGGCTTAACTATCTACTTATCGAAAATAAACAAACCAATCTGCCCGAGGTGAATGCTTTATTAGCACTGATGTGTTTTCATGCCTCTCGATTTGATGCCCGGATAGATAAAAACGGCGAGATGATCCGCTATGATGATCAGGACAGAATGCTTTGGAGCGATGAGCTGATAGCGAAAGGAAGACACTATCTCAATCTTGCATCTAAAGGGAATGAAGCAGGCAAATATCATATTGAGGCAGCCATAGCCTATTGGCATACCGTTAAAATAGATACTGCCGAAAAATGGGAAAATATACTGATGTTATATAACAGGTTACTTATCGCTGCATATTCGCCGGCCGCTGCATTGAACAGGGCTTATGCCCTGGCAAAGGTAAAAGGAAAGGAGAAAGCTATTATTGAGGCCGAGAAATTAAAATTGGATACTAATCATTTGTACCATGTACTGTTGGGGTTTCTTTACACATCGGTAGATAATGAAAAGGCGGCATCACATTTACGAACTGCCTTAAAATTGGCTAAGACCCCGGGGGATAGGAGCAGGATTGCTAAGGATTTAAAGGCCTTATTATGA
- a CDS encoding glycoside hydrolase family 3 N-terminal domain-containing protein, which produces MASTIKHKLLCCLVMLAALLKFSTANAQVPFYKDASQSIDLRVKDLVSKLTLEEKISLLGYRSQAVPRLGIPAYNWWNEALHGVARAGEATIFPQAIGMSATFNEDLLKQVSTAISTEARAKYNLAIAQDRHLQYMGLTFWTPNINIFRDPRWGRGQETYGEDPFLTGRMGSAFVKGLQGDDPKYLKASATAKHFAVHSGPEATRDKFDAKVDEKDLRETYLYAFHQLVKNHVESVMSAYNRVNGVPNSINKMLLTDILRKEWGFSGHVVTDCGALDDVYLTHKTLPTAVEVAAAAIKAGVDLDCSSILQNDGVKAIKQGLLTEKDVDQALGAILRTEFKLGFYDDPAANPYHSYGADSVHNEQHLALARKVAQQSMVLLKNNNNVLPFKKSSYSSIMVVGPNAASLDAMIANYHGTSSKVINFVEGITGAVDKATRVEYDLGCDYKDTTHFGGTWAAGNADATIAVIGLSPVLEGEAGDAFLSESGGDKKTLSLPASEIAFMKELRKSVKNKPLIAVITAGSDVDVSAIEPYADAIIFAWYPGEQGGNALADIIFGDVSPSGHLPLTFYKDMSDLPDYSDYNMKNRTYRYYTGPVQYPFGFGLSYTSFSYTMGSKLKATYKKADTVVVTVNVKNTGKFNGDEVVQAYIKYPNINRMPVKELKSFKRISLEQDKEGSVTLKIPVQDLQKWDLATHKWKLYPGSYKLVLGSSSADEKLTADFKIAN; this is translated from the coding sequence ATGGCTTCCACCATAAAACACAAACTCCTATGCTGTTTGGTAATGCTTGCGGCATTACTAAAGTTTTCGACCGCAAATGCGCAGGTCCCTTTTTACAAAGACGCTTCGCAATCGATTGATTTACGTGTAAAAGATCTCGTATCCAAACTAACACTCGAAGAAAAGATCTCCTTATTGGGCTACCGCAGCCAGGCTGTACCCCGTTTAGGCATCCCAGCCTATAACTGGTGGAACGAGGCCTTACACGGTGTAGCCCGTGCCGGTGAAGCAACCATATTTCCGCAGGCTATCGGTATGTCGGCTACATTTAATGAAGATCTGTTAAAGCAGGTATCAACGGCCATATCAACCGAAGCCCGTGCAAAATATAACCTGGCCATAGCACAAGACAGGCACCTGCAATACATGGGCCTCACCTTTTGGACACCCAACATCAATATTTTCCGCGATCCGCGCTGGGGACGCGGGCAGGAAACTTATGGCGAAGACCCTTTCCTGACCGGTCGCATGGGTTCTGCCTTTGTTAAAGGTTTGCAGGGCGATGACCCTAAATACCTGAAAGCATCTGCCACGGCCAAACACTTTGCAGTGCATAGCGGCCCGGAAGCTACCCGCGATAAATTTGATGCTAAGGTTGATGAAAAAGACCTCCGCGAAACTTACTTATATGCTTTTCACCAGTTGGTTAAAAACCACGTTGAATCGGTAATGAGTGCATATAACCGGGTTAACGGTGTACCAAACTCTATCAATAAAATGCTGCTTACCGATATATTGCGGAAAGAATGGGGCTTTAGCGGCCACGTAGTAACCGACTGTGGTGCCCTGGATGATGTATACCTTACCCACAAAACGCTACCAACCGCTGTTGAAGTGGCAGCGGCTGCCATTAAGGCCGGTGTTGACCTTGATTGCTCATCCATTTTGCAGAACGACGGTGTAAAAGCCATTAAACAAGGTTTACTTACCGAAAAAGATGTTGACCAGGCCCTGGGCGCTATCTTACGCACCGAATTTAAACTGGGCTTTTATGATGATCCGGCCGCTAATCCTTATCATAGTTACGGTGCCGATAGTGTCCACAATGAACAGCATTTGGCTTTGGCCCGTAAAGTGGCCCAGCAAAGTATGGTATTGTTAAAGAATAATAACAATGTTTTGCCATTCAAAAAAAGCAGCTACTCCAGCATTATGGTGGTTGGGCCAAACGCCGCCTCACTTGATGCCATGATTGCCAACTACCATGGCACCAGCAGCAAAGTGATCAACTTTGTTGAAGGTATTACCGGCGCAGTTGATAAAGCTACCCGCGTTGAATATGACCTGGGTTGTGATTATAAAGATACCACGCACTTTGGCGGAACCTGGGCTGCGGGTAATGCTGATGCTACCATTGCAGTGATAGGGCTCTCCCCTGTTTTGGAAGGCGAGGCTGGCGATGCCTTCCTGTCCGAAAGCGGCGGCGATAAAAAGACACTAAGTCTTCCTGCCAGCGAAATTGCTTTTATGAAAGAGTTGCGTAAAAGTGTAAAAAACAAACCCCTTATTGCTGTAATTACCGCAGGCAGCGATGTTGATGTATCGGCCATTGAGCCTTATGCCGATGCTATCATATTTGCCTGGTATCCCGGCGAACAAGGCGGTAATGCATTGGCTGATATTATTTTTGGCGATGTTTCGCCATCAGGCCACCTGCCGCTTACTTTTTATAAAGACATGAGCGATTTGCCCGACTACAGCGATTACAACATGAAAAACCGCACCTACCGCTATTATACAGGCCCGGTGCAATATCCTTTTGGTTTTGGTTTAAGCTATACATCGTTTAGCTACACCATGGGCAGCAAATTAAAAGCTACTTACAAAAAGGCCGATACCGTTGTAGTAACAGTAAACGTTAAAAACACCGGTAAATTTAATGGCGATGAAGTAGTGCAGGCATATATTAAATATCCTAACATCAACAGGATGCCGGTTAAAGAATTGAAAAGTTTTAAACGCATCAGCCTGGAGCAGGATAAAGAAGGTTCGGTTACATTGAAGATCCCTGTTCAGGATTTGCAGAAATGGGACCTTGCCACACACAAATGGAAGCTTTATCCCGGCAGCTATAAGCTGGTATTGGGCAGCAGCTCGGCAGATGAAAAATTGACGGCAGATTTTAAAATAGCTAATTAA